Proteins from a single region of Streptomyces spectabilis:
- a CDS encoding NAD(P)-binding domain-containing protein, with protein sequence MAYGGSFDYLIVGAGPAGLQAGYFLDRSGHSYLIVESGTAPGTFFTRFPRHRKLISINKVHTGWDDPELRLRTDWNSLLSDEGAPLFTDRTPRYFPAADDMVGYLADFAAAHRLNVRYGTRVTEISRPGPPAGTGDFTARTADGTALRARRLIVATGVSRPYVPRDIEGVETAERYDDVSVDPDDFTGQRVLIIGRGNSGFETADNLIETAAVIHLAGPGSLRMAWRTHFVGHLRAVNNNFLDTYQLKSQNALLDGRVLSLRKLPDGTYVAAVSFARVDEVVKEIPYDRVILATGFRFDASLFAPECRPRLTINDRFPAQTDSWESVDVPDLFFAGTLTQVRDFKKSTSGFIHGFRYGVRALHRVLERRYHGVPWPGRDLPATPAAAADAVIARVNRSSALWQQFGVLADALLVGADGGLRLCEEVPVDHLHRAVAQGHFGDVTRYFGITLEYGADHDRVDPFDIGVGRVGQRDTTGLDGRYLHPVVRAFRAGELLAEHHLTENLENEWDSEEVHRAPLLAFLRERLAPDSAGRA encoded by the coding sequence GTGGCCTACGGTGGCTCATTTGACTACTTGATAGTCGGCGCGGGACCCGCGGGACTTCAGGCCGGATATTTCCTTGACCGCTCCGGCCACAGCTATCTCATCGTCGAGTCCGGAACAGCTCCGGGAACGTTCTTCACACGTTTCCCGCGACACCGGAAACTCATATCGATCAACAAGGTGCACACCGGCTGGGACGATCCCGAGCTGAGGCTGCGCACCGACTGGAATTCGCTCCTCTCGGACGAGGGCGCCCCGCTGTTCACCGACCGCACCCCGCGCTACTTCCCGGCCGCCGACGACATGGTCGGCTATCTGGCGGACTTCGCCGCCGCCCACCGGCTCAACGTCCGGTACGGCACCCGGGTCACCGAGATCAGCAGGCCGGGACCGCCCGCGGGGACCGGTGACTTCACCGCGCGGACCGCGGACGGCACCGCCCTGCGCGCCCGGCGCCTGATCGTGGCCACCGGCGTCAGCCGACCCTACGTACCGCGGGACATCGAGGGCGTCGAGACCGCCGAGCGCTACGACGACGTGTCGGTCGACCCGGACGACTTCACGGGCCAGCGCGTGCTGATCATCGGGCGCGGCAATTCCGGCTTCGAGACGGCGGACAACCTGATCGAGACGGCGGCGGTCATCCATCTGGCCGGACCCGGTTCGCTGCGCATGGCGTGGCGGACGCACTTCGTGGGGCATCTGCGGGCGGTGAACAACAATTTCCTGGACACCTACCAGCTCAAATCGCAGAACGCGCTCCTCGACGGCCGGGTCCTGTCCCTGCGCAAGCTGCCCGACGGCACGTATGTGGCCGCGGTGAGCTTCGCCCGGGTCGACGAAGTGGTCAAGGAGATACCGTACGACCGCGTCATTCTCGCCACCGGTTTCCGCTTCGACGCGTCCCTCTTCGCCCCGGAATGCCGTCCGCGCCTCACCATCAACGACCGGTTTCCGGCGCAGACCGACTCCTGGGAATCCGTCGACGTGCCCGATCTGTTCTTCGCGGGCACGCTCACGCAGGTACGGGACTTCAAGAAATCGACGAGCGGATTCATCCATGGATTCCGCTACGGCGTCCGGGCGTTGCACCGCGTCCTCGAACGCCGCTACCACGGCGTGCCCTGGCCCGGCAGGGACCTTCCGGCCACCCCGGCGGCGGCCGCGGACGCCGTGATCGCGCGCGTCAACCGCAGCTCCGCGCTCTGGCAGCAGTTCGGCGTCCTTGCCGACGCCCTGCTCGTCGGCGCCGACGGCGGCCTGCGCCTCTGCGAGGAGGTGCCGGTCGACCACCTCCACCGCGCCGTCGCCCAGGGGCACTTCGGCGACGTGACGCGGTACTTCGGCATCACCCTCGAATACGGCGCCGACCACGACCGCGTCGACCCGTTCGACATCGGGGTCGGCCGGGTGGGGCAGCGTGACACCACCGGGCTCGACGGGCGCTATCTGCACCCGGTCGTCCGCGCCTTCCGCGCCGGGGAGCTCCTGGCCGAGCACCACCTCACCGAGAACCTGGAGAACGAGTGGGACAGCGAGGAGGTCCACCGCGCCCCGCTCCTGGCCTTCCTGCGCGAGCGCCTCGCCCCGGACAGCGCGGGCCGCGCCTGA
- a CDS encoding alpha-hydroxy acid oxidase, translating to MSRIEELHDRARAALDPVHYDYYAGGCGAEAALADNERAFAELALLPRILRGNDRRDTGVALLGDRASLPVVVSPTAFHRLAHPDGERATARAAAHAGTVLVTSMAATVAVAEVTAAARAVRADAAVWFQVSFQPDDDVTTALVRRAEKAGCTALVVTVDTPVFGRRTRDERNGFHDLPPGLAPENLRDLPGAPPGGTLPITMSPEFTWRHLRRLRDLTSLPVVLKGVLHPLDARTAVDEGVDAVWVSNHGGRQLDAAPGAVRALPRVAAAVAGRVPVLLDGGVRSGADVAAALALGATAVGVGRPVLWGLAADGEAGVREVLDVLRAEFDHVLTLCGGRRPGDLTADMVVRREWPPLPTAGPPTEQGGPRTGRPR from the coding sequence ATGTCCCGCATCGAGGAGCTGCACGACCGCGCCCGCGCCGCGCTCGACCCCGTCCACTACGACTACTACGCCGGGGGCTGCGGAGCCGAGGCCGCCCTCGCCGACAACGAGCGCGCCTTCGCCGAACTGGCCCTGCTGCCCCGGATCCTGCGCGGCAACGACCGGCGGGACACCGGGGTCGCCCTGCTCGGCGACCGGGCCTCGCTGCCGGTCGTCGTCTCCCCCACCGCCTTCCACCGCCTCGCCCACCCCGACGGCGAGCGCGCTACCGCCCGCGCCGCCGCGCACGCCGGGACCGTCCTGGTGACCAGCATGGCGGCCACGGTGGCCGTCGCCGAGGTCACCGCCGCGGCGCGGGCCGTGCGCGCCGACGCCGCCGTGTGGTTCCAGGTCTCCTTCCAGCCGGACGACGACGTCACGACCGCCCTCGTCCGCCGCGCCGAGAAGGCGGGCTGCACGGCCCTCGTCGTCACCGTGGACACCCCGGTCTTCGGCCGCCGCACCCGCGACGAACGCAACGGCTTCCACGACCTGCCGCCCGGCCTCGCCCCCGAGAACCTGCGCGACCTGCCCGGCGCGCCACCGGGCGGCACCCTGCCCATCACCATGTCACCGGAGTTCACCTGGCGGCACCTGCGCCGGCTGCGCGACCTCACGAGCCTGCCCGTGGTCCTCAAGGGGGTGCTGCATCCGCTGGACGCGCGCACCGCCGTCGACGAGGGCGTGGACGCGGTCTGGGTCTCCAACCACGGCGGCCGCCAGCTCGACGCGGCGCCGGGCGCCGTACGGGCGCTGCCGCGCGTCGCCGCGGCCGTCGCGGGGCGCGTGCCCGTGCTGCTCGACGGCGGGGTGCGCTCGGGTGCCGACGTCGCGGCCGCCCTCGCGCTCGGCGCCACGGCGGTCGGCGTGGGCCGGCCCGTCCTGTGGGGGCTCGCGGCCGACGGCGAGGCGGGCGTGCGGGAGGTACTCGACGTGCTGCGCGCGGAGTTCGACCACGTCCTGACCCTGTGCGGCGGCCGCAGGCCCGGCGACCTGACCGCCGACATGGTGGTCAGACGGGAGTGGCCCCCGCTGCCGACGGCCGGCCCGCCGACGGAACAGGGCGGCCCGCGCACCGGCCGGCCGCGATGA
- a CDS encoding cytochrome P450, which yields MRTRTRALWAAAAGLAALSTPYWLPAEVVALRMRIFARLGGGEGVAVPGEQVGPDRFEELYGHPAAGGRSRGAALSDLFWYWLAPGADVHQEHLETGPRYDEVARTTLAILAGPAPDLSRAAARCAAAVLDELGTGRAALVRLRDLMMPVWAEFFHERVFHEPCPPGVRRLITDHADDVVSSLKCTRPRRMRRRRRLTRYLAGRIAAGAVPHALPRSLTARERAHYLQGTFFNTAVVQLSEAMAHLLLALAEHHDVQERVAGAPDDDRYLDHVIDETFRLYPLFGVAHRITTADITLGTGPTLPAGSVLCFSYPAYHATGYEDPDSFAPDRWEARTAKDAHHIPFGVAANRPCPAWRLAPLVMRAATREVLRRYALDSAVSHTRSIPHRAPCLLVRRGRPPPRPWVLGARAFLRVRDRFEDVGRAPAQLVLGTWMVLDARRRRLATTYFAAHDTEGRPLTDRRATDSPDCPTRRPAEARGRRS from the coding sequence ATGAGGACCCGTACGAGAGCCCTCTGGGCCGCGGCCGCCGGGCTGGCCGCGCTGTCCACGCCGTACTGGCTCCCGGCCGAGGTCGTCGCCCTGCGGATGCGGATCTTCGCGCGGCTCGGCGGCGGCGAGGGCGTCGCCGTCCCGGGCGAACAGGTGGGGCCCGACCGGTTCGAGGAGCTGTACGGGCATCCGGCGGCGGGCGGCCGCAGCCGGGGCGCCGCCCTGTCCGACCTCTTCTGGTACTGGCTCGCGCCCGGTGCCGACGTCCACCAGGAGCACCTGGAGACCGGGCCGCGCTACGACGAGGTGGCCCGCACCACCCTGGCGATCCTCGCCGGACCGGCCCCGGACCTCTCGCGCGCCGCGGCCCGCTGCGCCGCCGCCGTCCTCGACGAACTGGGGACGGGCCGCGCCGCACTGGTGCGCCTCCGCGATCTGATGATGCCCGTGTGGGCGGAGTTCTTCCACGAGCGCGTCTTCCACGAGCCGTGCCCGCCCGGGGTGCGGCGCCTGATCACCGACCACGCCGACGACGTGGTCAGCTCGCTCAAGTGCACCCGCCCGCGCCGCATGCGGCGCCGTCGCCGACTGACGCGGTACCTTGCGGGCCGCATCGCCGCCGGAGCCGTGCCGCACGCGCTGCCCCGCTCCCTGACCGCGCGCGAGCGGGCGCACTACCTCCAGGGCACGTTCTTCAACACGGCCGTGGTGCAGCTGTCCGAGGCGATGGCCCATCTGCTGCTCGCCCTCGCCGAACACCACGACGTACAGGAGCGGGTGGCGGGCGCGCCGGACGACGACCGCTATCTGGACCACGTCATCGACGAGACGTTCCGGCTCTATCCCCTCTTCGGCGTCGCCCACCGCATCACCACCGCCGACATCACGCTCGGCACGGGCCCCACGCTGCCCGCAGGATCGGTGCTCTGCTTCAGCTACCCCGCCTACCACGCCACGGGGTACGAGGACCCCGACTCCTTCGCGCCCGACCGCTGGGAGGCGCGCACGGCCAAGGACGCCCACCACATCCCCTTCGGCGTCGCCGCCAACCGGCCGTGCCCGGCCTGGCGGCTCGCGCCCCTGGTGATGCGCGCGGCCACGCGCGAGGTCCTGCGCCGCTACGCGCTCGACTCGGCGGTCTCGCACACCCGGTCCATCCCGCACCGCGCCCCCTGCCTCCTGGTGCGGCGCGGGCGGCCGCCGCCCCGCCCCTGGGTGCTCGGCGCCCGCGCGTTCCTGCGCGTCAGGGACCGCTTCGAAGACGTGGGGCGGGCACCGGCGCAGCTCGTCCTCGGCACCTGGATGGTGCTCGACGCGCGCCGCCGCCGACTCGCCACGACGTACTTCGCGGCCCACGACACCGAGGGACGGCCGCTCACCGACCGACGCGCCACGGACTCCCCCGACTGCCCGACGCGCCGACCGGCCGAGGCACGCGGGCGTCGATCGTGA
- a CDS encoding class I SAM-dependent methyltransferase produces the protein MDQDARGTERNIRSVEDVLRLMDGLFAPEADRWTAGAADWWDGFYSDRSKPVPFFVDKPDAHLAACLDAGLIAPGRALDLGCGPGRNALHLAARGFSVDAVDLSPAALAWAGERAREAGADIRFHRGDAFALGPDALPGPYDLVVDSGCFHHLPPHRRVSYLALLDRVLAPGGHLALTCFAAGAMGSELSDADLYRQERLHGGLAYSAESLRWIFAGLTEVELRRMRAEPPESPYFGEPFLWAGLFRREP, from the coding sequence ATGGACCAGGACGCGCGCGGAACCGAGCGGAACATACGCAGTGTCGAGGACGTACTGAGGCTCATGGACGGCCTGTTCGCGCCGGAGGCCGACCGCTGGACGGCGGGCGCGGCCGACTGGTGGGACGGGTTCTACAGCGACCGGTCCAAGCCGGTGCCGTTCTTCGTGGACAAGCCCGACGCCCATCTGGCCGCCTGCCTCGACGCGGGGCTGATCGCGCCCGGCCGGGCCCTCGACCTCGGCTGCGGCCCCGGGCGCAACGCGCTCCACCTGGCCGCGCGCGGCTTCTCGGTGGACGCCGTCGACCTGTCACCGGCCGCGCTCGCCTGGGCCGGTGAGCGGGCCCGCGAGGCCGGGGCCGACATCCGCTTCCACCGCGGCGACGCCTTCGCGCTCGGCCCGGACGCCCTGCCGGGACCGTACGACCTGGTCGTCGACTCGGGCTGCTTCCACCATCTGCCGCCGCACCGGCGCGTCAGCTATCTCGCGCTGCTCGACCGGGTGCTCGCGCCCGGCGGCCATCTGGCCCTCACCTGCTTCGCGGCGGGCGCCATGGGCTCGGAGCTGTCCGACGCCGACCTCTACCGGCAGGAACGGCTGCACGGCGGTCTCGCGTACTCGGCCGAGTCGCTGCGCTGGATCTTCGCCGGTCTGACGGAGGTCGAGCTGCGCCGGATGCGCGCCGAGCCGCCCGAGTCGCCGTACTTCGGCGAGCCCTTCCTGTGGGCGGGACTGTTCCGCCGGGAGCCCTGA
- a CDS encoding protein-arginine deiminase family protein has protein sequence MGGHATGSARDDGTRPSRAGYERHGTRRRAAFGAAGCAVIVAALLSPARAGAAPPPAPALDAPEGTALLPNIDDDTRRCRLRPGDLDRLDVAVDRRLAACHDAADEVVNGAEDLRDLTPVRVRPTRADGAAGGRVSVPAAQRPYVRIFIERDGRYVPLGGAGRLTAREVRQGARLAVEGRDIVRDTRRWDGRVDLTLTMAGAEARRAALTLRMTPVLLQHDLQRARHVFAAAPGPGAPDSGQPAEVPVHTRPPGQWRQFADSLRAATRAAGLPDRELRFQAGSSRWWRDIWRQDVVEPGYVSKPTPGGTPHTLRVLLRSPNHWKSADGRKESLRRAGRLLFRDLRGPGVGVVQQYTTRRGPGVDELLNFTGNVESLPPYPGHPRGRIVYGATARRHPDPSFTRMLRAQRQQEPVVLDTSWLIAGHADETVHVVRADNARGWTLAVSDPRLALGLLREARRAGAGGQRLFADTVAPDKPTVDEFLRHEAAEGDNADAARHVDGQLKVLLRETGLRTDELVRLPVLYARVESRPGGPRRHIAFSPALANGLSLTARDYAAPVPHGPRVRGRDLFRDAAERALTASGVRVRWVENFSWAHLSLGEVHCATNALREIGPPPAR, from the coding sequence ATGGGCGGCCACGCGACAGGAAGTGCCCGGGACGACGGTACTCGGCCGTCCCGGGCGGGGTACGAGCGGCACGGCACGCGCCGCCGTGCGGCGTTCGGCGCGGCGGGCTGCGCCGTGATCGTGGCGGCGCTGCTCTCCCCGGCGCGCGCGGGAGCCGCGCCGCCGCCCGCCCCGGCCCTCGACGCGCCCGAGGGCACGGCCCTGCTGCCCAACATCGACGACGACACGCGCCGCTGCCGGCTGCGCCCCGGCGACCTCGACCGGCTCGACGTGGCCGTGGACCGGCGGCTCGCCGCCTGCCACGACGCGGCGGACGAGGTCGTCAACGGGGCCGAGGACCTGAGGGACTTGACGCCGGTGCGGGTGCGGCCCACCCGGGCGGACGGCGCCGCGGGCGGCCGCGTGTCCGTGCCCGCGGCGCAGCGCCCGTACGTACGGATCTTCATCGAACGGGACGGCCGGTACGTCCCGCTCGGCGGCGCGGGGCGCCTCACCGCGAGGGAGGTGCGCCAGGGGGCGCGACTCGCCGTGGAAGGGCGCGACATCGTGCGCGACACCCGGCGGTGGGACGGCCGGGTCGACCTGACCCTCACCATGGCGGGCGCGGAGGCGCGGCGCGCCGCGCTGACCCTGCGCATGACGCCGGTGCTGCTCCAGCACGACCTCCAGCGCGCCCGGCACGTCTTCGCCGCCGCGCCGGGGCCCGGCGCCCCGGACAGCGGGCAGCCCGCCGAGGTGCCGGTCCACACGCGGCCGCCGGGGCAGTGGCGACAGTTCGCCGACTCGCTGCGCGCGGCGACCCGCGCGGCGGGGCTCCCCGATCGCGAACTGCGCTTCCAGGCAGGCTCGTCGCGGTGGTGGCGCGACATCTGGCGCCAGGACGTCGTCGAGCCCGGCTACGTCAGCAAGCCGACGCCCGGCGGTACCCCGCACACCCTGCGCGTCCTGCTGCGCTCCCCCAACCACTGGAAGTCCGCCGACGGCCGCAAGGAGAGCCTGCGCCGGGCGGGCAGGCTGCTCTTCCGCGATCTGCGCGGCCCGGGCGTCGGCGTCGTACAGCAGTACACGACCCGGCGCGGCCCCGGCGTCGACGAACTCCTCAACTTCACCGGGAACGTCGAGTCCCTGCCGCCCTATCCGGGGCACCCGCGGGGCCGGATCGTCTACGGCGCGACCGCGCGGCGCCACCCCGACCCGTCGTTCACGCGGATGCTGCGCGCCCAGCGGCAGCAGGAACCGGTCGTCCTCGACACCTCCTGGCTGATCGCCGGGCACGCCGACGAGACCGTGCACGTCGTCCGGGCCGACAACGCGCGCGGCTGGACGCTCGCCGTGTCCGACCCGCGCCTCGCGCTCGGCCTGCTGCGCGAGGCGCGGCGCGCCGGTGCGGGCGGGCAGCGCCTGTTCGCCGACACGGTCGCGCCGGACAAGCCGACCGTCGACGAGTTCCTGCGCCACGAGGCCGCCGAGGGTGACAACGCGGACGCGGCCCGGCACGTCGACGGCCAGCTGAAAGTGCTCCTTCGCGAGACCGGCCTGCGCACGGACGAACTGGTCCGCCTTCCCGTGCTGTACGCCCGCGTCGAGTCCCGGCCCGGCGGGCCGCGCCGCCACATCGCCTTCTCCCCCGCGCTCGCCAACGGCCTGTCGCTGACCGCCCGCGACTACGCGGCACCGGTCCCGCACGGGCCGCGGGTGCGCGGCCGCGACCTGTTCCGGGACGCCGCCGAACGCGCCCTGACGGCGAGCGGCGTGCGCGTGCGCTGGGTGGAGAACTTCTCCTGGGCGCATCTGAGCCTGGGCGAGGTGCACTGCGCGACCAACGCGCTGCGCGAGATCGGCCCGCCGCCCGCGCGCTGA
- a CDS encoding DUF5954 family protein — MSDDWKRQIDALHSELVRRDDPAAWVSEADALDASYLYPHLAVRGPVFGLAAREPGDETDWRLLNDVMDGTPQQARDGLNSLLWFKAKDSADGRAERRALLAAVARLEQERINEVTVLGTRYRVVRGEEFARAGDDGLEPPRPTDPEPAVPSWDERPSPPSHDAGFALAPGRDSGVMAGALRLALRGFTYAGDDFPPAFREDARRAVRDYPEVVLLPVSFGVAERSGERWRPRGALMPTPHDARRLLVHGLTEFWPLLYDLDDVERAEFARAADRFKSAGRANEVVVRDQCFRVCRVERMVRVGPDGPEPARPSDVETTEPMKLHPTMDEHGTIRYDE; from the coding sequence ATGTCTGACGACTGGAAGCGGCAGATCGACGCGCTCCACTCCGAACTCGTACGCCGTGACGACCCGGCCGCGTGGGTCAGCGAGGCCGACGCCCTCGACGCGTCGTACCTCTATCCCCATCTCGCGGTGCGCGGCCCGGTGTTCGGCCTCGCCGCCCGCGAACCGGGGGACGAGACGGACTGGCGGCTCCTCAACGACGTCATGGACGGCACCCCGCAGCAGGCGCGCGACGGCCTGAACTCCCTGCTGTGGTTCAAGGCGAAGGACAGCGCGGACGGCCGCGCCGAGCGCCGGGCCCTGCTCGCCGCCGTGGCCCGCCTCGAACAGGAGCGGATCAACGAGGTGACCGTGCTCGGCACCCGCTATCGCGTCGTGCGCGGCGAGGAGTTCGCGCGCGCGGGCGACGACGGCCTCGAACCGCCGCGCCCCACCGACCCGGAGCCCGCCGTCCCCTCGTGGGACGAACGGCCGTCGCCGCCCTCCCATGACGCGGGCTTCGCGCTCGCCCCCGGCCGCGACAGCGGCGTCATGGCGGGCGCGCTGCGGCTCGCGCTGCGCGGCTTCACCTATGCGGGCGACGACTTTCCCCCGGCGTTCCGCGAGGACGCGCGGCGGGCCGTGCGGGACTATCCGGAGGTGGTCCTCCTGCCGGTGAGCTTCGGGGTCGCGGAGCGGAGCGGCGAGCGCTGGCGCCCGCGCGGCGCCCTGATGCCGACCCCGCACGACGCCCGCCGCCTCCTGGTCCACGGCCTGACCGAGTTCTGGCCGCTCCTGTACGACCTCGACGACGTCGAGCGCGCCGAGTTCGCCCGCGCCGCCGACCGCTTCAAGTCGGCGGGCCGCGCCAACGAGGTCGTCGTGCGCGACCAGTGCTTCCGCGTCTGCCGCGTGGAACGCATGGTCCGCGTGGGCCCGGACGGCCCCGAGCCCGCCCGCCCCTCCGACGTGGAGACGACGGAGCCGATGAAGCTCCACCCGACGATGGACGAGCACGGGACGATCCGCTACGACGAGTGA
- a CDS encoding PadR family transcriptional regulator, with product MLELAILGSLAEGPLHGYELRRRVERLSGHTRPVSDGSLYPAINRLVKRGLLSRHSEPGAAATRRHVLTLNDAGREHLLERLRDPAPHEITDSSRFFTVLAFLSLLPDTAGQHAVLRRRLEFLETPASFFYEDERPLRAEEVEDPYRRGMLLTARAVNRAEVAWLREVLDGGPDGPGGSGS from the coding sequence GTGTTGGAGCTAGCGATCCTGGGAAGTCTCGCCGAAGGCCCGCTGCACGGGTACGAGCTGCGGCGACGGGTCGAGCGGCTGTCCGGGCACACCCGTCCGGTCAGTGACGGCAGTCTGTATCCGGCGATCAATCGGCTGGTCAAGCGCGGGCTGCTGAGCCGGCACAGCGAGCCGGGCGCGGCGGCCACCCGGCGGCACGTCCTGACCCTCAACGACGCCGGGCGCGAGCACCTCCTGGAGCGGCTGCGCGACCCCGCGCCGCACGAGATCACGGACTCCTCGCGGTTCTTCACCGTCCTCGCGTTCCTCTCGCTGCTGCCCGACACGGCGGGGCAGCACGCGGTCCTGCGGCGGCGCCTGGAGTTCCTGGAGACCCCCGCGAGCTTCTTCTACGAGGACGAACGGCCGCTGCGGGCCGAGGAGGTCGAGGACCCGTACCGCCGCGGCATGCTCCTGACCGCGCGGGCCGTCAACCGCGCGGAAGTCGCCTGGCTGCGGGAGGTCCTGGACGGCGGCCCCGACGGTCCCGGGGGCAGCGGGTCCTGA
- a CDS encoding thioesterase II family protein translates to MTIEPRTTTTRAGGTATTAAARWLRRPQPRPGARTTLVCFPHAGGTASFFTPWAQLVPSHVELVALQYPGRQDRLGERPIATMTDLANAVAEVLRTGIRADRELLLFGHSMGAALAWETALRLEAGTGPAPRRLFVSGHEGPRRKRRGTVHLLPEEQFVGKMKELGGTDPRLLDEPELREMVLPAVRADYRLIETYRPDLEARLRCPIGVFTGDQDGEVTTEDADAWRETSLGGDFFTKVLPGDHFYLADQAEHIVAEMFGAR, encoded by the coding sequence ATGACCATCGAACCGAGGACGACGACCACCCGCGCCGGGGGCACCGCGACCACCGCCGCCGCCCGCTGGCTGCGGCGCCCGCAGCCGCGCCCTGGGGCGCGGACCACCCTGGTGTGCTTCCCGCACGCGGGCGGCACCGCCTCGTTCTTCACGCCCTGGGCGCAGCTGGTGCCGTCCCACGTCGAGCTGGTCGCGCTGCAGTACCCGGGCCGCCAGGACCGGCTCGGGGAGCGGCCGATCGCGACGATGACCGACCTGGCGAACGCCGTCGCGGAGGTCCTGCGCACCGGCATACGCGCCGACCGCGAGCTGCTCCTGTTCGGGCACAGCATGGGCGCCGCGCTCGCCTGGGAGACGGCGCTGCGCCTGGAGGCGGGGACGGGCCCCGCGCCGCGGCGGCTCTTCGTCTCCGGGCACGAGGGCCCGCGCCGCAAGCGCCGCGGCACGGTGCACCTGCTGCCCGAGGAGCAGTTCGTGGGGAAGATGAAGGAGCTGGGCGGCACCGACCCCCGGCTCCTGGACGAGCCCGAGCTGCGCGAGATGGTGCTGCCCGCGGTCCGCGCCGACTACCGCCTCATCGAGACCTACCGCCCGGACCTGGAGGCCCGCCTCCGCTGCCCGATCGGGGTGTTCACCGGCGACCAGGACGGTGAGGTGACGACGGAGGACGCCGACGCGTGGCGCGAGACGAGCCTCGGCGGCGACTTCTTCACGAAGGTGCTGCCCGGCGACCACTTCTACCTCGCGGACCAGGCCGAGCACATCGTCGCCGAGATGTTCGGCGCCCGCTAG
- a CDS encoding MFS transporter — translation MSHAQHTAGSRPSGQTSVVLVLGLAAMVVSMMQTLVVPILSIIQNDLDATTANVSWVTTATLLSAAVFTPLLGRFGDQHGKKPTLIGVLLVMIAGSVLAATTTSLTWLIVGRVMQGAATAIFPLALSVLREEIRPEKLHGAMALVSGTLAFGSGLALVGAGLLTQGDDPDYHRVFWLAVVLAVVALIGVIFVVPASRSKTGGRTDWLGALTLALLLVLLLLPISQGHEWGWTSGRTLGSFAGAVVMAGVWVLTESRVREPMVDMKMFTHRPVLFTNLAGLLLGFAMFAQFIGVSYLVQMPEDVAGYGFGASVLGASVVYLLPTTLVSLVGAQFGGVLVRRIGARVTLAVGAAFGVLGFAWLTLAHDTSASVIGAGMVVGLAISFGYASMPALIVASVPAHQTGIANGINSISRSVGSAIASAMITTLLASKTIELPAGMPSLPQESQFTLSFAIAGAAFLLVVAVAIGGLRAAHAPRASAVTKVAESDAESKAPERAAV, via the coding sequence GTGTCTCACGCACAGCACACGGCGGGCTCAAGGCCCTCGGGACAGACCTCGGTCGTCCTGGTCCTCGGCCTCGCCGCCATGGTCGTATCGATGATGCAGACCCTGGTCGTCCCGATCCTGTCGATCATCCAGAACGACCTGGACGCCACCACGGCCAACGTCAGCTGGGTGACCACGGCCACCCTCCTGTCGGCCGCCGTCTTCACCCCGCTCCTCGGCCGCTTCGGCGACCAGCACGGCAAGAAGCCCACGCTCATCGGCGTGCTCCTGGTGATGATCGCGGGCTCGGTGCTCGCCGCCACCACGACCTCGCTGACCTGGCTGATCGTCGGCCGCGTGATGCAGGGAGCGGCGACCGCCATCTTCCCGCTCGCCCTGTCCGTGCTGCGCGAGGAGATCAGGCCGGAGAAGCTGCACGGGGCGATGGCCCTGGTCAGCGGCACGCTCGCGTTCGGCAGCGGTCTCGCCCTGGTCGGCGCGGGGCTCCTCACCCAGGGTGACGACCCCGACTACCACCGGGTCTTCTGGCTCGCGGTCGTCCTCGCCGTGGTGGCGCTCATCGGCGTGATCTTCGTCGTGCCCGCCTCCCGCTCCAAGACGGGCGGCAGGACCGACTGGCTGGGCGCGCTCACCCTGGCGCTGCTCCTCGTCCTGCTGCTCCTGCCGATCTCGCAGGGCCACGAGTGGGGCTGGACGTCGGGCCGCACCCTCGGCTCCTTCGCCGGGGCGGTCGTGATGGCGGGCGTGTGGGTCCTCACCGAGAGCCGGGTCAGGGAGCCCATGGTGGACATGAAGATGTTCACGCACCGGCCCGTGCTCTTCACCAACCTGGCGGGTCTGCTGCTCGGCTTCGCGATGTTCGCCCAGTTCATCGGCGTCTCGTACCTCGTGCAGATGCCCGAGGACGTGGCCGGCTACGGCTTCGGCGCCTCCGTGCTCGGCGCCTCCGTCGTGTACCTGCTGCCGACCACGCTCGTCTCGCTGGTCGGCGCCCAGTTCGGCGGCGTCCTGGTGCGCCGGATCGGGGCGCGGGTCACGCTCGCCGTCGGCGCGGCCTTCGGCGTCCTCGGCTTCGCCTGGCTGACCCTGGCGCACGACACCAGCGCCTCCGTGATCGGCGCGGGCATGGTCGTCGGCCTGGCGATCAGCTTCGGCTACGCCTCCATGCCCGCGCTCATCGTCGCCAGCGTCCCGGCCCACCAGACCGGCATCGCCAACGGCATCAACTCCATCTCCCGCTCGGTGGGCAGCGCCATCGCGAGCGCGATGATCACCACGCTCCTCGCGTCGAAGACGATCGAGCTCCCGGCCGGAATGCCCTCGCTGCCCCAGGAGAGTCAGTTCACCCTGAGCTTCGCCATCGCGGGCGCCGCGTTCCTCCTGGTCGTGGCGGTGGCCATCGGCGGTCTGCGGGCGGCGCACGCGCCGCGTGCGAGCGCCGTCACGAAGGTGGCGGAGTCGGACGCGGAGTCCAAGGCTCCGGAGCGTGCCGCGGTCTGA